A genomic window from Sandaracinaceae bacterium includes:
- a CDS encoding MBL fold metallo-hydrolase produces MTRDGRSEVFFSPFATGRWVGPAGEHFDGTRFRNQVDAAHESLGGVMKWMLNREPGRWQQIHATPGPKPPLRVRDGLRVTFVNHATFLLQLGGLNVLTDPVWGERTSPVGFAGPKRFRPPGIRFEDLPPIDLVLLSHDHFDHLCEETTRRLAEAHAPAYATGLGNAALLRRFGVDEVHELDWWDAAEIGGAKVTFTPAQHFSGRGLGDRDRTLWGAFALEHADTQIYFAGDTGMGPHFAQTRERLGAPDLALLPIGAYRPQWFMSRVHVSPAEAVEAARILEARVSVATHFGTFKLADDGMREPVEDLKKALCALGDDAPAFWVLEEGSARVVPRRETAARVDVRTRD; encoded by the coding sequence ATGACACGTGACGGCCGCTCCGAGGTGTTCTTCAGCCCCTTCGCCACCGGCCGCTGGGTCGGCCCCGCGGGCGAGCACTTCGACGGAACGCGCTTCCGCAACCAGGTCGACGCCGCGCACGAGTCGCTGGGCGGGGTGATGAAGTGGATGCTGAACCGCGAGCCGGGCCGATGGCAGCAGATCCACGCCACGCCCGGCCCCAAGCCGCCCCTGCGAGTGCGCGACGGCCTCCGTGTCACCTTCGTCAACCACGCCACGTTCTTGCTCCAGCTCGGGGGCCTGAACGTGCTGACCGACCCGGTCTGGGGGGAGCGCACGAGCCCGGTCGGCTTCGCGGGACCGAAGCGCTTCCGGCCTCCGGGCATCCGCTTCGAGGACCTGCCGCCGATCGATCTCGTGCTGCTGAGCCATGATCACTTCGACCACCTCTGCGAAGAGACGACGCGTCGGCTCGCAGAGGCGCACGCGCCCGCCTACGCGACCGGGCTGGGCAACGCGGCGCTCCTCCGGCGCTTCGGCGTCGACGAGGTGCACGAGCTGGACTGGTGGGACGCGGCCGAGATCGGCGGCGCGAAGGTCACCTTCACGCCGGCGCAGCACTTCAGCGGCCGCGGGCTCGGCGACCGCGATCGGACCCTCTGGGGCGCGTTCGCGCTCGAGCACGCCGACACGCAGATCTACTTCGCAGGGGACACCGGCATGGGGCCGCACTTCGCGCAGACCCGCGAGCGGCTCGGCGCCCCCGACCTCGCGCTCCTGCCCATCGGCGCCTACCGGCCGCAGTGGTTCATGAGCCGCGTGCACGTGAGCCCGGCCGAGGCGGTGGAGGCCGCGCGCATCCTGGAGGCGCGCGTCAGCGTCGCGACCCACTTCGGCACCTTCAAGCTCGCCGACGACGGCATGCGCGAGCCGGTCGAGGATCTGAAGAAGGCGCTCTGTGCGCTCGGCGACGACGCGCCCGCGTTCTGGGTGCTCGAGGAGGGCAGCGCCCGCGTCGTGCCCCGCCGCGAGACCGCCGCACGCGTCGACGTTCGCACTCGAGACTGA